In Streptomyces sp. NBC_01707, a genomic segment contains:
- a CDS encoding TetR/AcrR family transcriptional regulator — MTNSATPRERLLQAAGELFYRDGMSIGVDALCKAAGVSKKSMYQLFRSKDEVIAESLASRGPTYQDALLPGPDDERSPRERILTVFERQDRMTAEGDFLGCPFVSAAVELKDPGHPGSVVARRFKQHLTDFFRGELVAAGAEDPESLAVQLTIVFDGASARVVVQSQALAGIGVVTATALLDAAGVKQAVPADQAAR, encoded by the coding sequence ATGACGAACTCGGCGACCCCCCGCGAGCGACTGCTGCAAGCGGCGGGCGAACTCTTCTACCGCGACGGCATGAGCATCGGCGTGGATGCGCTGTGCAAGGCCGCCGGGGTCTCGAAGAAGTCGATGTACCAGTTGTTCCGGTCCAAGGACGAGGTGATCGCCGAGAGCCTCGCCAGTCGTGGGCCGACGTATCAGGACGCCCTGCTCCCGGGCCCGGACGACGAGCGGTCACCGCGCGAGCGCATTCTGACCGTGTTCGAGCGCCAGGACCGGATGACCGCCGAGGGTGACTTCCTTGGCTGCCCGTTCGTGAGTGCAGCGGTGGAGCTGAAGGACCCCGGGCATCCGGGCAGTGTGGTCGCACGCCGTTTCAAGCAGCACCTGACCGACTTCTTCCGGGGCGAGCTCGTCGCCGCCGGGGCCGAGGATCCGGAGAGCCTTGCCGTCCAGCTGACGATCGTCTTCGACGGCGCGAGCGCCCGGGTGGTCGTACAGTCCCAGGCGCTCGCCGGCATCGGCGTGGTCACGGCAACGGCCTTGCTGGATGCTGCCGGCGTGAAGCAGGCGGTGCCGGCGGACCAGGCCGCCCGCTGA
- a CDS encoding aldehyde dehydrogenase has protein sequence MIVYDKLFIGGAWTAPSSPDLLEIRSPHDQSVLGRVAQAAPQDIDRAVAAARAAFDDGPWPRTDPKERQEIIRRLNELREARADEIAAMISAENGSAGWFTKMGQPFLTRQINSYLKAAEEFGWEEIVDPSDPEAPYDTIVRREAIGVVAAVIPWNSPFSAAMAKLTPALLAGNAVVLKTSPENSLSMMMLAELFAEVGLPEGVLSILPADRETSEYLVSHRDVDKIAFTGSTRAGRRIASIAGEQLKRVSLELGGKSAAIILEDADLGKVTQGLKFGSLANNGEACILQTRILAPRSRYEQVVAALKDLVESLKVGDPADPDTFVGPMIRPDQQERVISYIKVGIEEGARLVTGGTQIPAGLESGNYVTPTLFADVDNRMRIAQEEIFGPVLAVIAYDDEDDAVRIANDSEYGLSGGVWSADPDRALEIARRVRTGTLTINGSPMSFDGPFGGYKASGIGREYGKVGLTGYVEHKTITRVRRVHGSAD, from the coding sequence ATGATCGTGTACGACAAGCTCTTCATCGGCGGTGCCTGGACCGCTCCCAGCTCCCCCGACCTGCTGGAGATCCGTTCTCCGCACGACCAGTCCGTTCTGGGCCGTGTCGCACAGGCTGCTCCGCAGGACATCGACAGGGCCGTGGCCGCGGCACGGGCGGCGTTCGACGACGGGCCGTGGCCACGGACGGATCCCAAGGAGCGGCAGGAGATCATCCGTCGTCTCAACGAGCTGCGTGAGGCGCGAGCTGACGAGATCGCCGCGATGATCTCCGCGGAGAACGGCTCGGCCGGCTGGTTCACCAAGATGGGCCAGCCGTTCCTGACCCGGCAGATCAACTCCTATCTCAAGGCCGCGGAGGAGTTCGGCTGGGAGGAGATCGTCGATCCCTCCGACCCCGAGGCTCCGTACGACACCATCGTGCGCCGGGAGGCGATCGGGGTGGTCGCCGCGGTGATCCCGTGGAACTCGCCCTTCTCGGCGGCGATGGCGAAGCTGACCCCGGCACTCCTGGCCGGCAACGCCGTCGTGCTGAAGACCTCGCCGGAGAACTCGCTGAGCATGATGATGCTTGCCGAGCTGTTCGCCGAGGTCGGCCTTCCCGAAGGTGTGCTCAGCATCCTGCCCGCCGACCGGGAGACCAGTGAGTACCTGGTGTCGCACCGCGATGTGGACAAGATCGCGTTCACCGGCTCCACCCGGGCCGGCCGTCGCATCGCCTCGATCGCCGGCGAGCAGCTGAAGCGGGTCAGTCTCGAACTCGGCGGCAAGTCCGCCGCGATCATCCTGGAGGACGCCGACCTCGGCAAGGTCACCCAGGGGCTGAAGTTCGGCTCGCTGGCCAACAACGGCGAGGCGTGCATTCTCCAGACGCGCATCCTCGCACCGCGCAGCCGCTACGAGCAGGTCGTCGCCGCGCTCAAGGACCTGGTGGAGTCGCTGAAGGTCGGCGACCCGGCCGACCCCGACACCTTTGTCGGACCCATGATCCGCCCGGATCAGCAGGAGCGGGTGATCTCCTACATCAAGGTGGGCATCGAGGAGGGCGCCCGCCTGGTCACCGGCGGCACGCAGATCCCCGCCGGGCTGGAGAGCGGCAACTACGTCACCCCCACACTGTTCGCCGACGTGGACAACAGGATGCGCATCGCCCAGGAGGAGATCTTCGGCCCGGTACTGGCCGTCATCGCCTACGACGACGAGGACGACGCGGTCCGGATCGCCAACGACTCCGAGTACGGCCTGTCCGGCGGCGTGTGGTCCGCCGACCCCGACCGAGCACTTGAGATCGCTCGGCGAGTGCGTACCGGCACGCTCACCATCAATGGTTCCCCGATGAGTTTCGACGGACCGTTCGGCGGCTACAAGGCCAGCGGCATCGGTCGCGAGTACGGCAAGGTCGGCCTGACCGGATACGTCGAGCACAAGACCATCACTCGCGTCCGCCGAGTGCACGGCAGTGCCGACTAA